The following nucleotide sequence is from Nautilia sp. PV-1.
TTGTAATTCCTAAAGGTATCCCGTTTATAGGCGGAGTAAAATTAGGTAAAAATGAAGCATATATAGCTGCAGATCTAAGACTTATAGACGTCAGAACCGGAAGAATAATAGCAGTAGCCACTGTAGAAGGAAAAACAAGCGACTGGAAAGTAGGAGGTCTTGGCGGAGGTGTAAGCGGCATAGGAATCGTGGGAGGAGGATTAAGCGTATATAAAAATACGCCTATGGAAAAAGCAATAAGGGTCATGATAGCAAAAGCCGTAAACAAAATAGAAACACTGATACCTGAAACCTATTACAGATACAACGCTAATAATACGTTAAATAATAACCAACAAACGACAATCAATACTAATCATAACAGTATTAATCATGAAAAACGTATATTATTATTTAAAGAAAATTTTGAAAAATACGGAATCGGACAGACTACCCCGTTCGGTAACTGGAAAGGCAATAAATTTGAAATCCAAATGGGTGTACAAAGTAATGGGAAAATAGGCAAACTGCTTAAAGCGCATGAATGGAGAAAAATATGTTTGGAAAATTTCAGAGCCAAAAACATTATATTAACTGCTGATGTAAACGGAAACGGAACTTTTTATTTCAGGGTTGTTAATAAAAAACCTTTTATCGGCTATGAAGCACATATTTCAAAAGACGGAAATATAAAACTGGACAAAATTGCAGGCCAGACGGTAATGACAATTGCCAAAAACAAAATCAACATACCAAAATCAAAATGGCATAAAATCAAAATCATCGCAAAAAATTCCCATATTTCAATATATGTCGACGGAGTACTTGGTATTGATATTAATGACCGTGACAAAACCCTAAATCAAGCAGGCAGCATATGTGTCGGGGCAGATTGCTGCGATGCTTTTATCGATAATATTTATATATATAAAATAAAGGATTAAAATGAAAAAAATC
It contains:
- a CDS encoding CsgG/HfaB family protein — encoded protein: MKIKTLLVLLLGIFFISGCMQTTANVTASKENVNSITEYNGPKARIAVASFKCKAAKCNGQIGSGIADMLTTELVKTGKFIVLERGEGLNAVEKEYALNTNINKPIRNLEGADILIVGAITAFEPKAGGIAAGGFVIPKGIPFIGGVKLGKNEAYIAADLRLIDVRTGRIIAVATVEGKTSDWKVGGLGGGVSGIGIVGGGLSVYKNTPMEKAIRVMIAKAVNKIETLIPETYYRYNANNTLNNNQQTTINTNHNSINHEKRILLFKENFEKYGIGQTTPFGNWKGNKFEIQMGVQSNGKIGKLLKAHEWRKICLENFRAKNIILTADVNGNGTFYFRVVNKKPFIGYEAHISKDGNIKLDKIAGQTVMTIAKNKINIPKSKWHKIKIIAKNSHISIYVDGVLGIDINDRDKTLNQAGSICVGADCCDAFIDNIYIYKIKD